A single Plasmodium yoelii strain 17X genome assembly, chromosome: 10 DNA region contains:
- a CDS encoding vacuolar protein sorting-associated protein 29, putative has protein sequence MSDKLEDIGEFVLVIGDFHSPMRNLGLPDCFKDLLKTDKIKHVLCTGNVGCNENLELLKNIADSVHITKGDMDNNFDFPEKINIKIGDFKISLVHGHQIIPWGDLNALLQWQKEYDSDIIISGHTHKNSINNFEGKYFINPGSATGAFQPWISNPTPSFILMAISKSSIVVYVYEEKNGKMNVEMSELRKQ, from the coding sequence ATGAGTGACAAATTAGAAGATATAGGGGAGTTTGTTTTAGTAATTGGAGATTTTCATTCCCCTATGAGAAATTTAGGATTACCTGATTGCTTTAAAGATCTTTTGAAGACtgacaaaataaaacatgtaTTATGTACAGGTAATGTAGGATGTAATGAAAATTTAGAATTACTTAAAAATATTGCTGACTCTGTTCATATAACTAAAGGAGATATggataataattttgattttcctgaaaaaataaatatcaaaattGGAGACTTTAAAATATCCTTAGTTCATGGTCATCAAATTATTCCTTGGGGTGATTTAAATGCACTCTTACAATGGCAAAAAGAATATGATAgtgatataattattagtGGTCACACACACAAAAATTCTATTAACAATTTTGAAGGTAAATACTTTATTAATCCTGGTTCAGCAACTGGCGCATTTCAACCTTGGATTTCTAATCCAACTCCgagttttatattaatggCAATTTCTAAAAGTTCTATTgttgtatatgtatatgaagaaaaaaatggaaaaatgaaTGTTGAAATGAGTGAGTTACGTAAGCAAtga
- a CDS encoding WD repeat-containing protein 65, putative yields MYLEKKKEEIYLAKAIYAYGINLNVHNPFLLLDNNSIFYSIGTNGVVHNIIDKSQRFILSDDNCYSIICLCISEDKQLLALGEISINKPFICIFTNKYKFIKKLILNISDNESKIMNISFSSKNKYLYCVTNGFTKSLFLCYDWFSGKLIFSKIFPFYEFNKNCEIFLNNKNSSYIGLISTFVKNDLNNETNEDKLFDDEKELPDVGIDRCMGSGEVIHSDSRCDNNMNKANHQLGRNIFLYHYTNESLTEIKIKNKKLDKINNTYTYCCWVNDGILLLINKENYLIFYNIKKKLLKIYKDHIENSQILKVTCLSNGFILYDNNYIYFYEESNNKVNNDGLNYLLKYYVHFSYNNLFNEYSLLSSCESFIYFIGQDGHIKRLDIKREKISVSNSNEKNVHLGKFSKRGQNLEIGQKNGEKNGGKNGEKNDENNDEKNGEKIDEKIGEKIDEKIGEKYDENYEHLVKYSTKDEGRNIETVLNNISSAKINDFDICMKCPLIILCYNDNTIKIINYKKKKLVISNSFNNEPLKLSIHCSGHLLLVSFTDRLRLFHILYNKLKIKKELFLKNCSCCKFSNGGNLMAVSKISTIYIYKTYTYDILFVLKSHVNYITDIIWSHNDFTLFSIGKDGYLFEYSLYNNGNKNIEIMHKDKQFLSIDLETIETSENVNNRLNNKNDMEQIKYDNEYKNNNNLKTNNVKSIYLSCNDKTIKQLCDSKIESVLESEYEINKILLYKNIFLICSYYNGFFSRIRFYVLPLCGIYLEIPCHISSCVNLKLDCNKELLFSCSKNGEVYIFSIEQIENCILFPRNLASINNTPSEKVKEINGQNKKSCDDRKTEDQNKNENDNENNVNICTTITKLDNTITLNDKLDVRSEKMSISDLAKDKNCNYNNTKIIIIEDNDKNLNNNGKDKNEESQDINSDDTLDGNREINYSFAIYDLNNKSKYILDDVEKENNDILIDFCYVEKKNNELLDLEKKIKNLKNQMELEMKNKESIYKNMIKKLRKEKDLELKNLMKINKNIIKEKEKMENKCKESLFELEEKHIYFVNQLNSQFYLTNKICEEKFLKIEEEFDLYKKNTTLEFLELKKEHEIKMNLLIQEKNDEIQKKDECLQKSEEKYEQMKKEKDQYIKEIENDVDEEILLLTKKYEEEIDNLKKDKYDLLGKFKLHEYIENELNEGINLEKDKFLKKCIMIKRMEENIESLKLDIKNLNDNIKSKDTEIDGKNKEIDNLNKKNNEFEKLKIVLSQKIKDLESTLSPKDSEIKVMRDKIDEMSKCFENNHKKTINLQIEINEHKMKIKALHDDVLNYNKRIGNYEKIFKNLQDHIKECYLHLHDKKIFNSSFLNLYNKFHKINDVQNYDTKNVFSEYIRQKEYLENMIQVLKDKLEKETEAYRIEKIKMMNENSLLLKEINDLKMDLNFLKSEFHDAKLKNRKTRF; encoded by the exons ATgtatttggaaaaaaaaaaagaggaaaTATATTTGGCAAAAGCAATATATGCTTAtggaataaatttaaatgtgCATAACCCATTTCTATTATTAGATAATAATTCGATTTTTTATAGTATAGGAACCAATGGGGTCGTTCATAATATTATAGACAAAAGCCAAAGATTCATATTAAGTGATGATAATTGTTATAGTATTATATGCTTATGTATAAGTGAGGATAAACAATTATTAGCTTTAGGAGAGATATCTATTAATAAACcatttatatgcatatttacaaataaatataaatttattaaaaaattaatattaaatatatcagATAATGAAAgtaaaattatgaatatatctttttcttctaaaaataaatatttatattgtgtAACTAATGGATTTACAAaaagtttatttttatgttatgaTTGGTTTTCTggaaaattaatttttagtaaaatttttcctttttatgaatttaataaaaattgtgaaatttttttgaataataaaaattcttCTTATATAGGATTAATATCAActtttgtaaaaaatgatttaaataatgagACAAATGAAGATAAGTTATTTGATGATGAAAAGGAATTACCAGATGTGGGAATAGACAGATGTATGGGTTCTGGGGAAGTTATTCATAGTGATAGTAGAtgtgataataatatgaataaagcTAATCATCAATTAggaagaaatatatttttgtatcaTTATACAAATGAAAGTTTAAcagaaataaaaatcaaaaataaaaaacttgataaaattaataataccTATACATATTGTTGTTGGGTAAATGATGGtattttgttattaataaataaagaaaattatttaattttttataatataaaaaaaaaattattaaaaatatataaggaTCATATAGAAAATAGTCAAATATTAAAAGTGACATGTTTATCAAATGggtttattttatatgataataattatatatatttttatgaagaatcaaataataaagttaATAATGATGGGTTGAattatttgttaaaatattatgtCCATTTTAGTTACaacaatttatttaatgaatattCTTTGCTTTCATCTTGTGAGAgtttcatttatttcattgGGCAAGATGGTCATATAAAAAGGTTAGACATTAAGAGGGAAAAAATATCTGTTTCAAATTCGAACGAAAAGAATGTTCATTTAGGGAAGTTTTCTAAAAGGGGCCAAAATCTCGAAATTGGCCAAAAAAATGGGGAAAAAAATGGGGGAAAAAATGGCGaaaaaaatgacgaaaataATGACGAAAAAAATGGCGAAAAAATTGACGAAAAAATTGGCGAAAAAATTGACGAAAAGATTGGcgaaaaatatgatgaaaattatgaacatttAGTTAAATATAGCACAAAAGATGAAGGAAGAAATATAGAAACAGTATTGAATAATATAAGCTCAGCgaaaataaatgattttGATATTTGCATGAAATGTccattaataattttatgttataatgataatacaataaaaataataaattataaaaaaaaaaaattagttaTCTCAAACTCATTTAATAATGAACCATTAAAATTGTCTATTCATTGTTCTGGACATTTATTATTAGTTTCTTTTACAGATAGATTAAgattatttcatatattatataataaattaaaaataaaaaaagaattatttttaaaaaattgttcaTGTTGTAAATTTTCAAATGGTGGAAATTTAATGGCTGTTTCAAAAATATCaacaatatacatttataaaacttatacatatgatattttatttgttttaaaatcACATGTTAATTATATTACAGACATAATTTGGAGTCATAATgattttacattattttcgATAGGAAAAGATGGATATTTATTTGAGtattctttatataataatggaaataaaaatatagaaattatGCATAAGGATAAACAATTTCTTAGCATAGATTTAGAAACAATAGAAACGTctgaaaatgtaaataatcgattaaataataaaaatgatatggaacaaattaaatatgataatgaatataaaaataataataatttaaaaacaaataatgtTAAATCTATTTATTTATCTTGTAATGATAAAACTATTAAACAATTATGTGATTCAAAAATAGAATCTGTTTTAGAATCAGaatatgaaattaataaaatattattatataaaaatatttttttaatttgttcatattatAATGGTTTTTTTTCTAGAATTCGATTTTATGTTTTACCATTATGTGGTATTTATTTAGAAATCCCATGTCACATTTCTAGTTGtgtaaatttaaaattagattgtaataaagaattattatttagttgctcaaaaaatggagaagtatatattttttcaattgaACAAATAGAAAACTGTATATTGTTTCCAAGAAATTTAGCATCAATCAATAATACACCTTCTGAAAAAgttaaagaaataaatggacaaaataaaaagagtTGTGATGATAGAAAAACAGAagatcaaaataaaaacgaaaatgataatgaaaataatgtaaatatatgtacaacTATTACTAAACTAGATAACACAATAACACTTAATGATAAGTTAGATGTAAGATCAGAAAAAATGAGTATATCAGATTTAgcaaaagataaaaattgtaattataataacactaaaattattattatagaagataatgataaaaacttaaataataatggaaaaGACAAAAATGAAGAATCTCAAGACATAAATAGTGATGATACATTAGATGGAAATAGAGAAATAAATTACAGTTTTGCAATATACgatttgaataataaaagtaaatatatattagatGATGTTGAAAAAGAGAATAATGATATTTTGATAGATTTTTGTtatgtagaaaaaaaaaataatgaattgttagatttagaaaaaaagataaaaaatttaaaaaatcaaatggaacttgaaatgaaaaataaagaatctatttataaaaatatgataaagaAATTgagaaaagaaaaagatttagaattaaaaaatttaatgaaaataaataaaaatataattaaagaaaaagaaaaaatggaaaataaatgtaaagaATCATTATTCGAATTAGaagaaaaacatatatattttgtaaatcaACTAAATtcacaattttatttaactaataaaatatgtgaagaaaaatttttaaaaattgaagAAGAGTttgatttatataaaaaaaatactactTTAGAATTtttagaattaaaaaaagaacatgaaataaaaatgaatttattaatacaagaaaaaaatgatgaaatacaaaaaaaagacGAGTGTCTACAAAAAAGtgaagaaaaatatgaacaaatgaAAAAGGAAAAGGATCAATATATCAAAGAAATAGAAAATGATGTAGATGAAGAAATTCTTTTATTAACTAAAAAGTATGAAGAAGAaattgataatttaaaaaaagataaatatgATTTGTTAGGAAAATTCAAGTTGCATGAATATATAGAAAACGAACTTAATGAGGGTATTAATCTCGAAAAAGATAAattcttaaaaaaatgtataatgaTAAAGAGGATGGAAGAG AACATTGAAAGCCTAAAACTCGATATAAAGAATCTGAACGATAATATTAAATCCAAGGATACCGAAATTGATGGAAAAAACAAAGAAattgataatttaaataaaaaaaataacgaatTTGAAAAACTGAAAATAGTTTTAtcccaaaaaataaaagactTGGAATCGACTTTATCGCCAAAAGATTCAGAAATAAAAGTGATGAGAGATAAAATCGATGAAATGTCAAAATGTTTTgaaaataatcataaaaaaactattaatttacaaatagaaataaatgagcataaaatgaaaataaaagcaTTACACGATGAcgtattaaattataataaaagaattGGAAACTatgaaaaaatttttaaaaatttacaagATCATATCAAAGAATGCTACTTACATTtacatgataaaaaaatatttaattcatcCTTTTTAAATCTTTACAATAAATTTCACAAAATTAACGATGTTCAAAATTATGATACGAAAAATGTTTTTTCAGAGTATATTAGACAAAAGgaatatttagaaaatatgatacaagtattaaaagataaattGGAAAAAGAAACGGAAGCTTATAGaatagaaaaaattaaaatgatGAATGAAAATTCGTTATTactaaaagaaataaatgatttaaaaatgGATTTAAACTTTTTAAAATCCGAATTTCATGATGCAAAACTTAAAAACAGAAAAACtcgtttttaa
- a CDS encoding ATP-dependent Clp protease ATPase subunit, with amino-acid sequence MKDYHILIVIFMILRFVLNIKISKKVSFLNNTYNLNKYNEFKIKRNKYIKIYNSKNDKTNKFLFDEYDENCIKALIMAREVAKNNNENEVLLKHLLVAIIKTDSHIIDHIFKYFNISLQHFINKFNTEIAKNSFKKTGQEPYDNNHIPPEQIEFQKCSTKNNDQEKTLINNIIGNKIKDEEYNHIVTNNLDKEATKNNDTEASKNNSTESTKDNSTEATNNENCESEHVTDVSSSYNKMQENGIDTKLAAHEKDEKQNDEKQNEKQNDEPFLVNDNSGKRNNQKELKSNKEIKFSENCKLVLQNAILEAKKKNKIFVNLTDILISIINIAQENKECDFVKYLNELNISLSDLKKQVTNYDENNLNSNLIHCPINKNPIKNDEEQDGNKNLNNYSDKQNKNMTDQPNNIINNMNNEYINQEKYFKNNEDNNFTQNNKFMSSIITKDCLVDMVQQAYEKKLENFFGRKDEIKRIIEILGRKKKSNPLLVGETGVGKTAIVEQLAYLILKNKVPYHLKNCKIFQMNLGNIVAGTKYRGEFEEKMKQILANISKDKKNILFIDEIHVIVGAGSGEGSLDASNILKPFLSSDNLQCIGTTTFQEYSKYIETDKALRRRFNCVNIKPLNSNETYKLLKKIKNSYEQYHNIYYTDEALKSIILLSDDYLPTLNFPDKAIDILDEAGSYQKIKYERYITKKLRNENNIKTDSIKVSTNTNSNKIDNNSTNVTSQIESNYLVDDLHMKYVTSDVIENIVSKKSSISFIKKNKKEEEKIQNLKEKLNKIIIGQEKVIDILAKYLFKAITNIKDANKPIGTLLLCGSSGVGKTLSAQVISQYLFNDDNIIVINMSEYIDKHSVSKLFGSYPGYVGYKEGGELTEAVKKKPFSIILFDEIEKAHSDVLHVLLQILDNGLLTDSKGNKVSFKNTFIFMTTNVGSDIITDYFKVYNKNYANFGFKYYTQKEKIEKPDLQNSTNNNTQNDKDKIQTDLDIFEEKIKTNKWYDELKPEIEEELKKKFLPEFLNRIDEKILFRQFLKRDIIQILENMIQDLKKRIKKRKKLNILIDDNIIKYICSDENNIYDINFGARSIRRALYKYIEDPIAAFLISNEYNPNDTMHLTLLPNNKIHVELLNHTTTSLS; translated from the coding sequence atgaaAGATTATCACATTTTAATTGTGATATTTATGATATTAAGATTTgtgttaaatataaaaataagtaaaaaagtgagttttttaaataatacttataacttaaataaatataatgaattcaaaataaaaagaaacaaatatataaaaatctATAATAgcaaaaatgataaaactaataaatttttatttgacgaatatgatgaaaattgtataaaagCTTTAATTATGGCTAGAGAAGTtgctaaaaataataatgagaATGAAGTTTTGCTTAAACATCTACTTGTTGCAATCATTAAAACAGATTCACATATAATAGATCACatctttaaatattttaacatttcattacaacattttataaataaatttaatacaGAAATAGCCAAAaatagttttaaaaaaacagGGCAAGAACCATATGATAATAATCATATTCCACCCGAACAAATAGAGTTCCAAAAATGTAGTACTAAAAATAATGACCAAGAAAAAACActcataaataatataattggtaataaaataaaagacgAAGAGTATAACCATATTGTTACAAACAACTTAGATAAGGAAGCAACCAAAAATAATGACACAGAAGCAAGCAAAAATAATAGCACCGAATCAACCAAAGATAATAGCACAGAAGCAACCAATAACGAAAATTGCGAGTCTGAACATGTTACAGACGTATCAAGTAGCTATAATAAAATGCAGGAAAATGGTATAGATACTAAATTGGCAGCACACGAAAAAGATGAGAAACAAAATGATGagaaacaaaatgaaaaacaaaatgatgaACCATTTTTAGTTAATGATAATAGTGGCAAACGAAATAACCAAAAAGAATTAAAATCAAATAAGGAAATAAAGTTTTCAGAAAATTGCAAATTAGTTCTTCAAAATGCTATTTTagaagcaaaaaaaaaaaataaaatttttgttaACCTTACTGATATAttaatatctattattaatattgcTCAGGAAAATAAGGAATGTGATTTTgtgaaatatttaaatgaacTTAATATAAGTTTAagtgatttaaaaaaacaagtAACTAATTATGACGAAAATAATTTGAACTCAAATTTGATTCATTGTCCAATTAACAAAAACCcaattaaaaatgatgaagaacaagatggaaataaaaatctGAATAACTATTCtgataaacaaaataaaaatatgactGACCAACCAAACAATATCATAAACAATATGAATAacgaatatataaatcaagaaaaatatttcaaaaataatgaagataataattttacacaaaataataaatttatgtctTCAATAATTACAAAAGATTGTTTAGTAGATATGGTACAACAagcttatgaaaaaaaattagaaaatttttttggaagaaaagatgaaataaaaagaataatagaaatattaggaagaaaaaaaaaatcaaatccATTATTAGTTGGAGAAACTGGAGTTGGAAAAACAGCTATTGTTGAACAATTagcatatttaatattaaaaaataaagtaccttatcatttaaaaaattgtaaaatatttcaaatgaATCTTGGAAATATTGTAGCAGGAACTAAATATCGAGGAGAATttgaagaaaaaatgaaacaaataTTAGCAAATATAagtaaagataaaaaaaatattttatttattgatGAAATACATGTAATTGTTGGAGCCGGAAGTGGGGAAGGATCATTAGATGCATCTAATATATTGAaaccatttttatcatcagaTAATTTACAATGTATTGGAACCACTACTTTTCAagaatattcaaaatatatagaaacaGATAAAGCATTGAGAAGAAGATTTAATTGtgttaatataaaaccacTTAATAGTAATGAAACAtataaattgttaaaaaaaattaaaaattcatatgaacaatatcataatatatattatacagaTGAAGCTCTAAAATCAATTATACTACTTTCAGATGATTATTTGCCTACTTTGAATTTTCCAGATAAAGCTATTGACATTTTAGATGAAGCTGGAtcttatcaaaaaataaaatacgaAAGATATATCACAAAAAAGTtaagaaatgaaaataatattaagaCTGATTCAATTAAAGTAAGCACCAATACAAATTCTAACAAAATCGATAACAATTCCACAAATGTAACATCTCAAATTGAATCTAATTATCTTGTTGATGATCTTCATATGAAATATGTGACATCAGATGTGATAGAAAATATAGTAAGCAAAAAATCatctatttcatttattaaaaaaaataaaaaagaagaagaaaaaatacaaaacttaaaagaaaaattaaataaaattataataggACAAGAAAAAGTAATAGATATATTagcaaaatatttatttaaagcTATAACAAATATTAAAGATGCTAATAAACCAATTGGTACACTTTTATTATGTGGTTCATCGGGTGTTGGAAAAACATTATCTGCTCAAGTTATTTCACAATATCTatttaatgatgataatataattgtAATAAATATGAGTGAATATATAGATAAACATTCTGTCAGTAAATTATTTGGTAGTTATCCAGGTTATGTAGGATATAAAGAAGGTGGTGAATTAACTGAAgctgtaaaaaaaaaaccatTTTCAATTATACTTTTTGATGAAATAGAAAAAGCTCATAGTGATGTTTTACATGTATTACTACAAATTTTAGATAATGGATTATTAACTGATTCAAAAGGAAATAAAgtttcttttaaaaataccTTTATATTTATGACCACAAATGTCGGTTCAGATATTATAACCGATTATTTCAAGgtatacaataaaaattatgcaaactTTGGTTTTAAGTATTATActcaaaaagaaaaaatcgaaaaacCAGACTTACAAAACTCAACTAATAATAACACACAGAAtgataaagataaaataCAAACAGATCTTGATATTtttgaagaaaaaataaaaacaaataaatggTATGATGAACTTAAACCAGAAATTgaagaagaattaaaaaaaaaatttttgccagaatttttaaatagaatagatgaaaaaatattatttcgTCAATTTCTTAAGAGAGatattatacaaattttagaaaatatgattcaagatttaaaaaaaagaattaaaaaaagaaaaaaactaaatatattaatagatgataatataattaaatatatttgttcagatgaaaataatatttatgatatAAATTTTGGAGCCAGATCAATTAGAAGGgcattatataaatatatagaagaCCCTATTGCTGCTTTTCTAATTTCTAACGAATATAACCCTAATGATACTATGCATTTAACCTTATTACCTAACAATAAAATTCATGTAGAACTACTAAACCATACTACCACTTCCCTATCTTAA
- a CDS encoding pentatricopeptide repeat domain-containing protein, putative produces the protein MRLNYWYYIFFILKTYLCVNLRIPQKNAALFLTPIHNGLININTTKNVKTKRRKIISSFKITKKKKYNYRAYANDEKNTSSHRDNNKNDDNILKKKHSEKQIEQSIIPLNIDWIKVMNLISSSNDVNTTTLAFNAALSAVEKKGCLTSIIELFEIMKKKNIKPDLISYKLILSLCDKYHLAEYAEILFDEMVESDNIRPSYEIYSIMISCFSKVGDGHKAIEFLEKLRNDPFVENIKELDSKYDKEKSNRWENTFAQVNSKNDDNKINNGEDDSPNYYNTQFKELTEKIKNVENNNNNKIQYSEYANVIFACNMSNLHEHGIKYFEELLNSTKYIPSTFIFENIFNLLGKNGNYEKALDYYNKIKDDPNFKKYINVNILNNILKSLSLSNKINIIENIWNNEYDELLLVQNSVSYQIMLNVYSNIDDYEKAFKLFKEMQMKKMLNKKNILPFVYTINSFKNCGIYNYSIYVLRIAKLIGIVGKDLLFLYNNAMISCINAKKYDVIISLYTELIALQEKDTSLTININTLSFVLLAFKELKMKEDFLNLKNIILQKNYKLTPLCSKVINEQES, from the coding sequence atgagaTTAAACTATTGgtattacatattttttatattaaaaacatatttatgtGTTAATTTGAGAATACCCCAAAAAAATGCTGCTCTATTTTTAACCCCAATTCATAATGGcctaataaatattaatactacaaaaaatgtgaaaacaaaaagaagaaaaataatCAGCTCATTTAaaatcacaaaaaaaaagaaatataattaCAGAGCATATGCAAATGACGAAAAAAACACTTCTAGTCATagagataataataaaaatgatgacaatattttaaaaaaaaaacattcaGAAAAACAAATCGAACAAAGTATAATACCTTTAAATATAGATTGGATAAAAGTTATGAATCTGATTTCATCAAGCAATGATGTAAATACCACTACCCTAGCTTTTAATGCAGCATTATCTGCTGTAGAAAAAAAAGGATGTTTAACTTCAATTATAGAATTATTtgaaataatgaaaaaaaaaaacataaaaccAGATTTAATATCCTATAAGCTCATTTTATCTTTATGTGATAAATACCATTTAGCAGAATATGCagaaatattatttgatgaaaTGGTAGAATCAGATAATATTAGACCAAgttatgaaatatattctaTCATGATAAGTTGTTTTTCAAAAGTTGGAGATGGACATAAAGCAATTgaatttttagaaaaattaagaaaTGATCCATTtgttgaaaatataaaagaattggattcaaaatatgataaagaaaaatCAAATAGATGGGAAAATACATTTGCACAAGttaattcaaaaaatgatgacaacaaaataaataatggaGAAGATGATTCTcctaattattataatactcaatttaaagaattaactgaaaaaattaaaaatgttgaaaataataataataataaaatacaatataGTGAATATGCTAATGTTATCTTTGCGTGTAATATGTCAAATTTACATGAACAtggaataaaatattttgaagaattattaaatagtacaaaatatataccttctacatttatttttgaaaatatatttaatctattaggaaaaaatggaaattatgaaaaagcattagattattataataaaataaaagatgatccaaattttaaaaaatatataaatgtaaatattttaaataatattttaaaatcattAAGCTTaagtaataaaattaatattattgaaaatatatggaataatgaatatgatgaattattattagtaCAAAATTCAGTCTCTTATCAAATTATGTTAAATGTCTATAGTAATATTGATGATTATGAAAAAgcttttaaattatttaaagaaatgcaaatgaaaaaaatgttaaataaaaaaaatatattaccatTTGTGTATACAATtaattcttttaaaaattgtggtatttataattattctatatatgtattaagaaTTGCCAAATTAATAGGAATAGTTGGAAAAgatttattattcttatataACAATGCTATGATTTCTTGTAtaaatgcaaaaaaatatgacgTTATTATATCTCTTTATACTGAATTAATTGCTTTACAAGAAAAAGACACTTCACTTACCATAAATATCAATACCCTTAGTTTTGTTCTTTTAGCttttaaagaattaaaaatgaaagaagactttttaaatttaaaaaatattattttacaaaaaaattataaattaactCCACTTTGTTCAAAGGTTATTAATGAACAAGAAAGCTAG